The following are encoded together in the Syngnathus scovelli strain Florida chromosome 12, RoL_Ssco_1.2, whole genome shotgun sequence genome:
- the dnph1 gene encoding LOW QUALITY PROTEIN: 5-hydroxymethyl-dUMP N-hydrolase (The sequence of the model RefSeq protein was modified relative to this genomic sequence to represent the inferred CDS: inserted 1 base in 1 codon; deleted 2 bases in 1 codon; substituted 1 base at 1 genomic stop codon), with product MKIYFCASIRGGRDDARLYEHIKTLGKFGEVMTEHVGDSDLSHTGEGLDDGFIHDRDLDWLRQADAVVAEVTQPSLQSILLQVGVAQFVAHAYLKKKNTLSLFRSSXGCKLSAMIRGAXRMLIMDYSGEDDVDDVLEHFKTNPH from the exons ATGAAGATTTATTTCTGTGCAAGTATTCGCGGCGGAAGGGACGACGCACGCCTGTACGAACACATCAAGACACTCGGAAAGTTCGGGGAGGTTATGACTGAGCACGTGGGCGACAGCGATCTGAGCCATACAG GAGAGGGGTTGGACGATGGATTCATTCACGATCGAGACTTGGACTGGCTCCGACAAGCTGACG CGGTGGTCGCCGAGGTGACACAGCCGTCGCTG CAAAGTATTCTTCTTCAGGTAGGCGTGGCCCAGTTCGTAGCCCACGCCTACCTGAAGAAGAAGAATACTTTGTCTCTCTTCCGATCATCATGAGGATGCA AGTTGTCGGCCATGATCCGAGGAG AGCGGATGTTGATTATGGACTATTCCGGCGAAGATGATGTGGACGATGTCCTGGAGCACTTCAAGACAAATCCTCATTGA